Part of the Cellulomonas hominis genome, CTCCAGCACGTGCGCCGCCAGGCACGCCCCGGTCGCGACCAGCAGCCACGGCCCGGAGCCGTCCCGGCCGGCCGCGCGCGCGAGCAGGGCCCGGTACCGGGCCAGCGCGCGCGGGACCTCGCGCCGGCCGCGCTCGACCTCGGCGAACCCCAGGCCGGACATGATCTCGGCGTCGCGGACGTCGGTGGTCGCCCGGGCCACCAGCCCGAACACCCGCTCCGCCTCGTCCCACTCGCCCAGGCTGAGCAGGGTCACGCCGTAGACCTGCTCCAGGCTGTCCTCGAACGCCTGCAGCATGAGGTCGCGGTGCGTGATCTGCGGGGCGGCCAGCGCGGTGCGCGCGGCGGCCAGCCAGTCCAGGGCCTCCTGGGGGCGCAGGGTCTGGCTGTACGCGCCCGCCAGGGACACCGCGGACATCACGGCGGTCCACGGGTCGTCGGTGTCCACCGCCAGGTGGTACGCCTCCCGGGCGTGGGCGATCGACGCCGGGACGTCCGAGTCGTTCTCCGCCAGCGACCACGACGCGAGCAGCGCCAGCCGCCGGGTCGGCAGGTCGGTGGACTCCCGGGCGCCCGCGAGGATCCGGGCCAGCGCGGCGGGCTCCCCGATCCGGTCGACGACCTCGGCCAGCACCCGCGTGACCGGCCGCAGCCCGCCCGCCGCGGCGGCCCGGCGCACCGCGAGCCGCGCGCGGGCACCGGCCCGCAGGTCGCCGGACATGAGCTGGGTGCCCGCCAGCATCGCCAGCGCCAGGACCGCGGGCTCGACGTCGCCGTCCGGCACCCAGCCGGCGCTCGCCGCGAGCACGCCGCGCTGCACGTCCGCCAGCTCGGCGTGCGCCCCCTGGAGCATCCAGCGCAGGCCGACGACCGCGAACAGCGCGAGGACCGCGTCCGGCCGGCGCGTGCCGACCGCCAGCTCCCGGCGCAGCAGCGCGACGAGGTTGTCGTGCTCGACCTCCCCGACCGGGTCCAGCAGCACGCGCTCCGGGCTGCCCGCCCGCCGGACGACCCCCGACGCCACGTCCCGCGCCCAGTCCAGGACGGCCTCGCGCAACCGGTCCTCCTCGCCCGCCGCGAGGACCTCGCGCTGCCCGAACTCGCGGACGGTCTCCAGCATCCGGTAGCGGACCTCGCCGGTCCGCGGCTCCTCCTCGACGCGCACCAGCGACTGCGCGACCAGCGCGTCCAGGTCGTCCAGCACCTCGACCTCGGACGCCTCCCCCGCCAGGACCGCGAGCGCCGCGGACAGGCCGAACCCGTCCGGCAGCACCGCGGCCCGGCGGCACAGGGCGCGCTGCCGCTCGGTCAGCAGGTCCCAGGACCACGCGATGACCGCCCGCAGCGTGCGGTGGCGCTCCGGGGCGCCCGCCGCCCCGGACACCAGCAGGGCGAACCGGTCGGAGAGCCGGCGCTCGACCTCGACGACGGTCAGCGAGCGGGTGCGGGCCGCGGCGAGCTCGATGGCCAGCGGCAGCCCGTCCAGCCGCCGGCACAGCCGCTCGACCACGTCCTCCGGCAGCACGACGCCCGGGCGCACGGCCGTGGCCCGCTCGGTGAACAGCCGGACCGCCGCACCCGGGCCGCCGTCGGCGTCCAGCGCGGGCAGCGGCTCCAGGGGGTGCACGCGCTCGCCCTGGACGCCGAGCGGCGCGCGGCTGGTCGTGAGCACCTGCACCGACGGCAGCGAGCCGACCACCTCGGCGACCCACTCCCCGACGCCCGCGAGCACGTGCTCGCAGTTGTCCAGCACCAGCAGGGCCGGCTGCTCGCCCAGCCGGTCCAGCACCCGCTCCGGCAGGCTGCGCACCCGGGCGTCGGCCACGCCCCGGCGGGCCACCGGCTCGGGGACCCCGAGGGCGACCGCGAGCGCGGGCAGCACGTCCGGGTCGTCGCGGACGCCCGCGAGCTCGGCCACGTACACCGTCGGGTACCGCTCGGCCGCCCGGCGCGCGACCTCCTGGACCAGCCGGGTCTTGCCCAGGCCGCCGGTGCCGAGCACCGTGACCACCGGCGCCGTCCCGAGGGCCGCCTCGACCGCGCGCACGTCCGCGTCCCGGCCGATGAGGGCGTTCGGGGCGACGCGCAGGCCGTGCACCCGGCCGCGGGCGGGGGTGGGCGCGGGGGTCGAGGCCGCCGTGCCCTGCAGCAGCTCGACGTGGAACGCCGCCACCTCCGGCGACGGGTCGGTGCCCAGCGCGTCGCGCAGCCGCTCGCGGTACCCGGCGAACGCGGCCACCGCCTCCGTCGTCCGCCCCGCGGCGTGCAGCGCGCGCATCCGCAGCAGGTGGGCGCCGTCGTCCAGCGGCGCCAGCGCGAGCAGGTCCTCGGCCGCGGGCACCGCCGCCGGGTCGCCGAGGTCGAGCAGCGCGGCGGCGTGCAGCCGGAGCAGGTCGCGGCGCACCCCGTCCGCCCGGCCCCGGACCGCGGCCACGAGGTCCGGCGCGGTCGCCCCGGTGCCGGGCTCGCCGTCCCACAGGTCCAGCGCCGCCCGTGCCGTGCGCGCGGCGGACGCCGCGTCCCCGGCGGCGAGGGCGTCCCGGGCGGCGGCCGCGGCGTCGGCGGCGCGCGCGAGGTCGACCGCCGCGCGGCCCACGCCGAGCACGTAGCCGGAAGCCGTCGACCGCACGAGCCCCGCGTGGTGCGCGCCCCGCAGCCGGGACACCAGGGTCTGCAGCGCCGCGCGGCCCGACGCCGGCGCGCCGTCCGGCCACGTCTCGTCCACCGCCCGCGCCGCGCTGAGGCCGCGCGGCTCGAGCGCGAGGGCCAGCAGCAGGTTCGCGCCCAGGCCGGTCACGGGGAGCAGCGCGTCGCCGCCCGGGGCGGCTGCGCGGACCTGCCCGAGGACGGTCAGCCGCAGCGGCTCGGACGCGGGACCAGGCACCGCGGCAGTCTAGGACCGCGCCGGGCGCGGGCGGGTGGGGCGCGTGGGCGGGGGCGGGGCGGCGTGTGGGCGCGTCAGCGGCCGGCGCAGGCCACGCACGTGCGCGCGGTGGGCAGCGCCCGCAGTCGCTCGGCCGGGATCGCGCGGTGGCACCGGGTGCACGTGCCGTACGTCCCGCGGGCCAGCCGGTCCAGCGCCGCGTCGACGTCCTGCACCCGCTCGCGCATGTCGTGCGTCAGCGCGTCGAGCATCCGGCGCTCGTACGCGATGGTCGAGCCCTCGGGGTCGTGCTCGTCGTCGGTGACGGACTCGCGGGCCGCCTGGACGACGGCCTCCCGCTCGGCGCCCGTGCCGGCGAGCCGCTCGAGGGCCTCGCGCCGGCGCTCGTGCAGCACCGCCGCGACCTCCTCCGCCTCGAAGCCGCTCGTCATCCCATCAGTATCCGCCCGCCCGCCCGCGCCGCACCCGCCGAGACTGCAGCAGGTGCGGGTTCCGACCGCCCGAACCCCGCAGCTGCTGCAGTCTCACCGGGAGCGCGGGTCGAGGACCCGGGACTTGGCGCGCGCGTACTCCTGCGGGGTCAGCGCGCCCGCGGCGTGCAGGGCGTGCAGGCGCTCCAGCTCGTCGACGACCGACTCGCCCGGGCCCGTGTCCGGCCCGGGGGCGGACGCGCGCTCCCCCGCCGGGCGGCCGTCGGGGGCGTCGTCGTCCGGCAGCGGCAGCGCCAGCCGCACCGCGGCCTCCCGGGCCCGGCGCCCGGCGGCGGTCGGCGGGAGCGCCGGCACGACCACGCGCAGCCGCTCCGGGTCGTCGGGCCGGAGCGGGTCGTAGTACGCCCGCGGGGTCTGCTTGAACGCCTCGCGCGGCACCTCGGTCCGCACGGCGTGCCGGACGCCGGCCGCGTCCGCGAAGTGCACGGTCGCCCGGCACCGCGTGCCGCCGACGTCCTCGTAGTCCCGCACGCGCGCCCAGGTCCCGGTCAGGCCCGCCACGCGCGCCGTCAGCCCGGACCGCCGCGCGCTGCGCAGCCCGCCCACGACCGCCCACAGCAGCCCGGCGACCAGCAGGACCGTCACGACCAGCACCCGCCACCGGACCGCCTCCGGGGTGTTCAGCCCGTCGGCGACGGCCCCCGTCCAGCCGCTGCGCAGCGCGCCCGCGCCGAGCGCGACCACGAGGCCCGGCGTGGCGCCGCGGGCGAGGTTGTACAGCGCGGCCCCGGTCCCGGCCAGGACCATCCCGCCCAGGGGGTAGCCGGCGCCCGCGAAGTCGTCCGTCGCGCACGTCCCCGCCGCGCACTCCCAGCGGACCAGCGTCGCGTCGTGGGCGCCGAGCCGCAGCAGCCACCACGCGAGCGCCCCGAGGCCGGCGACGAGCAGCAGGTGGACGAGGGTGCGCCGGCGCGTCCCGGGCAGGGTCGGCGGATCGGTCACGGGAGTGCTCACGGGCGTCCATCCTGCCCGCACACCGCCGCGGCCGCCTCGTCATCGGGCGGACACATCGCCGGTCTAGCCTGCGGACATGCCCGCGATCGCCGCCCACGCCCGCACCGTCCCGGCCTCCGGGATCCGCCGGATCACCGAGCTCGCGTGGTCGCTGCCGGGGACCGTCGTGCTGAGCGTGGGCGAGCCCGACCTGCCCACGGCGCCGCACGTGCTCGCCGCCGCGCAGGACGCCCTGGCCCGCGACGACACCCGGTACACCCCGAACGGCGGCATCGCCCCGCTGCGGGACGCGGTCGCCGCGTGGCTGGACCCGGAGCACGCGCTGCCCGTGCGCCGGGACAACGTGTGGGTGACGGCGGGCGGGGCGCAGGCCCTGCACCTGGCGCTGAGCCTGACGGTCGGCGCGGGCGACGGCGTCCTGGTGCCGGACCCGGGGTACCCGCCGTTCACGATGGCGACGCAGCTGCTCCAGGCCGAGGCCCAGCCGTACGTGCTGCGGCCGGAGGACGGCTTCCTGCCGGACCCGGCGGCGGTCGAGGCGGCGATCACCGACCGGACGCGGGTGCTGCTGCTCAACTCGCCGTCGAACCCCCTCGGCACGAGCCTGCCGGCGGACCTGGTCGCGGAGCTGGTGGACCTGGCCCGGCGGCACGACCTGTGGGTGCTGTCCGACGAGTGCTACGCCGCGTTCACCTACGACGCGCCGCACGTCCCCGCCGCGCGGTTCGACGCCGACGGCCGGGTGCTGACCCTGCACACCTTCTCGAAGACGCACGCGATGACGGGCTTCCGGGTCGGGCTGCTCGTGGTGCCGGACGTGCTCGCGCCGCTGATGCCGACGGTGCAGGAGGCGATCGTGTCCTGCGTGAACAGCCCGGCGCAGCACGCGGCCCTCGCGGCGCTGACCGGACCGCAGGACGCGGTCGACCACGCCCGCCGGACGTACCGCGCGCACCGGGACCTGGCCACCGCGGTCCTCGACGAGCGCGGCATCCCGTGGCTGCCCGCGGCGGGCGGCATCTACCTGTGGGCGGACGTGTCGCACGCGTCCGGCGGGGACGTCGCGGCGTGGGCCGAGGACCTCGTGCGGTCGCAGGGCGTCGCCGTCGCGCCGGGCTCGGCGTTCGGGCCGGCGGGCGAGGGCTGGGTCCGCATCTCGCTCACGGCGAGCGCCGCCGACCTGTGCGCGGGGCTGACCCGGCTCCCGGCGCGGACCGCCGCTCCCGCGCCCGCCCGCTGACCCGCTCAGGCCCCGAGCGCCGCCTCGAACGCCGCCAGCACCCCCGGCGAGAACAGCACGAACCGCGCGAGGTCCACCGCACCCGGGTGCGCGGCGTCCCAGTCGCGCACCGCCCGCACCGCGACGTCCGCGACCGTGCCCGCCGGCCAGCCGTAGACGCCCGCGCTCACCGCGGGGAACGCGACCGTCCGCGCCCCGACCTCCGCCGCCACGTCGAGCGACCGCGCGAAGCACGACCGCAGCAGCGCCGGGTCCGTCTGCCCGGCCCGCGCGTCCGGCCCCACGGTGTGGATCACCCACCGCGCCGCCAGCCGCCCCGCGCCGGTCGCCACGGCGTCCCCGGTGGGCAGCCCGTCCGGCAGCACCGTGCGGCGCAGCTCCCGGCACGCGGCCAGCAGCCCGGGCCCGGCCGCGGCGTGGATGGCGCCGTCCACGCCCCCGCCGCCCAGCAGCGTGGAGTTCGCGGCGTTCACGACGGCGTCCACGTCCTGCCCGGTGATGTCGCCGGCCACGGCCTCGATGCGCATGCCCCCATCGTCGCGCGGGTGCGACCGGTTCGTCCTACCGTGAGCAGGGACGGCCCAGGACGAGCCCCCGGGAGGACCCGAGATGACCGAACCCGTGCACGACGGCCGCACGGACGTGCCCGAGCTCGAGTACGACGAGACGGTCCCGCCCCGCCCGGAGGAGGAGGTCGCCGACGTCGCGCGCGCCGTCCCGGACCGGTCCGGGCACGGGGACCCCGGGACCGAGGCCGGGGTCGACGCCGGCGAGGCGCGGCTCCAGCCCTGACCGCGACCCGTGGGGCATGCTGACCCGGTGCAGATCCGGCGGGCCCACGAGGACGACTGGCCGAGCGTGCGCGAGGTCCGGCTGCGCGCCCTCCGGGAGGACCCGGCGGCGTTCGGCTCGTCGCTGGCGCGCGAGGAGATGTTCACGGAGTCGCACTGGCGGATGCGCGTGCGCGGCGCCGCGACCTGGCTGGCCGTCGACGACGACGGCGTGCCGCGCGGCCTCGTCGGCATGATCCAGGAGCCGGGCTCCCCCACGTCGGACCGGCACGTCGTGCAGCTCTGGGTCGCACCGGAGGTCCGCCGCCGCGGGATCGGGTGGGCGCTGCTCGACGCCGTGCGGGCGGCGGCCCGCGCCGAGGGGGCGTCGACGGTGTCGCTGTGGGTCGCGGACGGCAACCACGCGGCGGGCGACCTGTACGTGCGGGCGGGGTTCGAGCGGACGAACGAGCGGCACGCCGCGACGCCGTCCCGGGTGGAGGAGCGGCTGGTCCTGCGCCTGGGGTGACCGGCCGGGCGCGCGGCCCCGCGCTCAGTCCCCCGGCGCCGACTCCAGCAGCAGCGTCACCGGCCCGTCGTTCACCAGCTCGACGGCCATGTCCGCCCCGAAGACCCCGGTCGCGACGGTGAGCCCGCGCGCCCGCAGGTCCGCGACCACCGCGTCGACCAGCGGCTCTGCGACCAGTCCCGGCGCGGCGGCGTTCCACGTGGGGCGGCGGCCCTTGCGGGCGTCGCCGTAGAGCGTGAACTGGCTGACCACCAGCACGGGCGCCCCGACCTCGACCGCGGACCGCTCGTCGCGCAGGATGCGCAGCTCGGCGATCTTCCGGGCGATGTGCTCGACCTGCGCCGGCCCGTCGCCCGGCGTGACGCCGACCAGCACGACCAGGCCGGGGCCGTCGAACGACCCGACGACCTCGCCGTCGACGGTCACGGACGCGCGCGTGGCCCGCTGGACGACCGCCCTCACGCGGCGGGCCCGAACGTCGGCACCACCGCGCCGACGGGCTCGCCGTGCCCGAGCACCGGCACGTCACCGAGCGCGGCCACGAGCGACGCCTCGACCCCCGCGACCCGCAGCGCCGCCGCGAGCACGGCCGGGCGTGGGCGCGGGCCGCCGTCGGCGACCTTGAACGCGAGCGCGGACCCGTCGGGCAGCCCCGCGGCGTAGACGCCGTCGGCACCGTCCTTCGCGACCAGCCCCGGCACGGCGCGCATCGCGCGGGTGACGTCCCGCCGCTCCCCGCCGACCAGCCCGGGGTGCGCGGACATCGCCGTCGCGACCCGCGCGGGCGGCGTGCCGGGCTCGCGCTCCGGGGCCGTGGCGATCCGCGCGAACGCCCGGGCGAGGCCGATCAGCGTCGTCGAGAACAGCGCGGCGCCGCAGCCGTCGACGGTGGTGTGCCAGGCCTGGGCGCCGGTGAGCTCCTCGATCGCGGCGCGGCAGGCGACCTGGACGGGGTGCTCCGGCTCGCGGTAGCCCGCGGGCTCCCAGCCGGGTTCGCCGGCGTGGGTCAGGCAGGTCGCGAGCATCGCGGCGTGCTTCCCGGAGCAGTTCTGCGCGACCGGCTCGGGGCCGTGACCGTCCTGCCGCCAGGCGAACGCGGCGTCCGGGTCCAGCGGCATGTCGGGGGTGTTGTCGAGGTCGGACTCGTCCAGCCCGAACGCGAGCAGCGTCTCGCGGACCACCCGCAGGTGCTCCGGGGTGCCGTCGTGGCTGGCGCAGGCGAGCGCGAGGTGCACGCCGTCCAGGTCGAGCCCGGCGCGCAGCATCCCCACCGCCTGCAGCGGCTTGAGCGAGGACCGCGCGAGCACGGTGACCTCCGGGTCGCCGAGCGCGAGCCGCACGTCGCCGTCCGGCCCGAGCACGACGAGGTGCCCGGCGTGCACCGACTCGACGAGGTCGCCGCGGACCACGCGGGCCAGCGGCACCGCGGCCGAGCCGACGTCGCCGGCCCCCTCGGCGTGCCGCGCGACCACCGCGGCCGCGGCGTCGTGCAGCCGCTGAGCGATCTGCGGGCCGCCGGGACGCGGCACGGTCACCACCCGCCGCGGGAGGGACCGCCGCCCGAGCCGCCGGACCCGCGCCCGCCGCCGCGCCGCCCCGAGTACGGCGCGATCGCCGGGCGCACGTCCACCAGGTAGACGATCGCGGCGACCGCGCTGAGCAGCGCGAGGAACAGCGGGAGGAACGCGAAGCCGAGCGGCGGCGGCACGGCGAGGAACGCGACCACGGTCGCGAACGCCAGCACGATGGTCCAGACCTGCTTGGTCCGCTTGCCGGCCGTGGTGAACGCGGACGCCGGGCGCCGGAGCGCGTCGACGAGCGCCCAGACCGCCAGCACGAGGATGACGAGGCTGAAGGCGAGCAGCAGGAGGACCTGCACGGAGCCGAAGATCACGCCGGGAAGCCTACGGTGCCGCGCCGCCGGGCACGAGGCGTCACAGCTCCGGCAGCGCCTCGCGGGCCGCCCGCGGGTCCACCCCGCTCGCCTCCAGCAGGTCCACCACGAGGGACCGGAGCAGCAGCACGAGGCTCTGCGCCTGCCAGTCGTCCGGGCTCAGCACGAACGGGTCGAGGTCACCCGCCAGCCGCAGCAGCTCCTCGCGGGACCGCAGCGGCTCGGCCCCGGCACCGAGCGCGGCGGCGAGCGCGTCCGCGGCGAGCGCCACCCGGTCCACGGCGTCGGCGACCGCCCCGAGGTCGTGCGGCGGCTCGGCCTCGACG contains:
- a CDS encoding AfsR/SARP family transcriptional regulator; this encodes MPGPASEPLRLTVLGQVRAAAPGGDALLPVTGLGANLLLALALEPRGLSAARAVDETWPDGAPASGRAALQTLVSRLRGAHHAGLVRSTASGYVLGVGRAAVDLARAADAAAAARDALAAGDAASAARTARAALDLWDGEPGTGATAPDLVAAVRGRADGVRRDLLRLHAAALLDLGDPAAVPAAEDLLALAPLDDGAHLLRMRALHAAGRTTEAVAAFAGYRERLRDALGTDPSPEVAAFHVELLQGTAASTPAPTPARGRVHGLRVAPNALIGRDADVRAVEAALGTAPVVTVLGTGGLGKTRLVQEVARRAAERYPTVYVAELAGVRDDPDVLPALAVALGVPEPVARRGVADARVRSLPERVLDRLGEQPALLVLDNCEHVLAGVGEWVAEVVGSLPSVQVLTTSRAPLGVQGERVHPLEPLPALDADGGPGAAVRLFTERATAVRPGVVLPEDVVERLCRRLDGLPLAIELAAARTRSLTVVEVERRLSDRFALLVSGAAGAPERHRTLRAVIAWSWDLLTERQRALCRRAAVLPDGFGLSAALAVLAGEASEVEVLDDLDALVAQSLVRVEEEPRTGEVRYRMLETVREFGQREVLAAGEEDRLREAVLDWARDVASGVVRRAGSPERVLLDPVGEVEHDNLVALLRRELAVGTRRPDAVLALFAVVGLRWMLQGAHAELADVQRGVLAASAGWVPDGDVEPAVLALAMLAGTQLMSGDLRAGARARLAVRRAAAAGGLRPVTRVLAEVVDRIGEPAALARILAGARESTDLPTRRLALLASWSLAENDSDVPASIAHAREAYHLAVDTDDPWTAVMSAVSLAGAYSQTLRPQEALDWLAAARTALAAPQITHRDLMLQAFEDSLEQVYGVTLLSLGEWDEAERVFGLVARATTDVRDAEIMSGLGFAEVERGRREVPRALARYRALLARAAGRDGSGPWLLVATGACLAAHVLEGRADEPALAEAVRAIPEADLTGRAGFTDRPVLGTLLTGVGTWRVAVAPEDPGGLELLALAERIGARQDFPCGVLAPHLALAAERYGEAVVERARTAAAALPHGDDVVRAVELLHAAGAGTA
- a CDS encoding TraR/DksA family transcriptional regulator is translated as MTSGFEAEEVAAVLHERRREALERLAGTGAEREAVVQAARESVTDDEHDPEGSTIAYERRMLDALTHDMRERVQDVDAALDRLARGTYGTCTRCHRAIPAERLRALPTARTCVACAGR
- a CDS encoding SHOCT domain-containing protein, producing the protein MSTPVTDPPTLPGTRRRTLVHLLLVAGLGALAWWLLRLGAHDATLVRWECAAGTCATDDFAGAGYPLGGMVLAGTGAALYNLARGATPGLVVALGAGALRSGWTGAVADGLNTPEAVRWRVLVVTVLLVAGLLWAVVGGLRSARRSGLTARVAGLTGTWARVRDYEDVGGTRCRATVHFADAAGVRHAVRTEVPREAFKQTPRAYYDPLRPDDPERLRVVVPALPPTAAGRRAREAAVRLALPLPDDDAPDGRPAGERASAPGPDTGPGESVVDELERLHALHAAGALTPQEYARAKSRVLDPRSR
- a CDS encoding pyridoxal phosphate-dependent aminotransferase, which codes for MPAIAAHARTVPASGIRRITELAWSLPGTVVLSVGEPDLPTAPHVLAAAQDALARDDTRYTPNGGIAPLRDAVAAWLDPEHALPVRRDNVWVTAGGAQALHLALSLTVGAGDGVLVPDPGYPPFTMATQLLQAEAQPYVLRPEDGFLPDPAAVEAAITDRTRVLLLNSPSNPLGTSLPADLVAELVDLARRHDLWVLSDECYAAFTYDAPHVPAARFDADGRVLTLHTFSKTHAMTGFRVGLLVVPDVLAPLMPTVQEAIVSCVNSPAQHAALAALTGPQDAVDHARRTYRAHRDLATAVLDERGIPWLPAAGGIYLWADVSHASGGDVAAWAEDLVRSQGVAVAPGSAFGPAGEGWVRISLTASAADLCAGLTRLPARTAAPAPAR
- a CDS encoding O-acetyl-ADP-ribose deacetylase; the encoded protein is MRIEAVAGDITGQDVDAVVNAANSTLLGGGGVDGAIHAAAGPGLLAACRELRRTVLPDGLPTGDAVATGAGRLAARWVIHTVGPDARAGQTDPALLRSCFARSLDVAAEVGARTVAFPAVSAGVYGWPAGTVADVAVRAVRDWDAAHPGAVDLARFVLFSPGVLAAFEAALGA
- a CDS encoding GNAT family N-acetyltransferase; the encoded protein is MQIRRAHEDDWPSVREVRLRALREDPAAFGSSLAREEMFTESHWRMRVRGAATWLAVDDDGVPRGLVGMIQEPGSPTSDRHVVQLWVAPEVRRRGIGWALLDAVRAAARAEGASTVSLWVADGNHAAGDLYVRAGFERTNERHAATPSRVEERLVLRLG
- the dtd gene encoding D-aminoacyl-tRNA deacylase, giving the protein MRAVVQRATRASVTVDGEVVGSFDGPGLVVLVGVTPGDGPAQVEHIARKIAELRILRDERSAVEVGAPVLVVSQFTLYGDARKGRRPTWNAAAPGLVAEPLVDAVVADLRARGLTVATGVFGADMAVELVNDGPVTLLLESAPGD
- a CDS encoding asparaginase; the protein is MPRPGGPQIAQRLHDAAAAVVARHAEGAGDVGSAAVPLARVVRGDLVESVHAGHLVVLGPDGDVRLALGDPEVTVLARSSLKPLQAVGMLRAGLDLDGVHLALACASHDGTPEHLRVVRETLLAFGLDESDLDNTPDMPLDPDAAFAWRQDGHGPEPVAQNCSGKHAAMLATCLTHAGEPGWEPAGYREPEHPVQVACRAAIEELTGAQAWHTTVDGCGAALFSTTLIGLARAFARIATAPEREPGTPPARVATAMSAHPGLVGGERRDVTRAMRAVPGLVAKDGADGVYAAGLPDGSALAFKVADGGPRPRPAVLAAALRVAGVEASLVAALGDVPVLGHGEPVGAVVPTFGPAA
- a CDS encoding DUF2516 family protein, which gives rise to MIFGSVQVLLLLAFSLVILVLAVWALVDALRRPASAFTTAGKRTKQVWTIVLAFATVVAFLAVPPPLGFAFLPLFLALLSAVAAIVYLVDVRPAIAPYSGRRGGGRGSGGSGGGPSRGGW